GAAGCCGTATGGGCAATGTCGGCATCCCGATTGGCAGCAGTATCCGCGGTTCAGCAGGTAGCGCTCGGTAAAAACGTACAGACCGTTCTCGATATAGTAGTCAACA
This sequence is a window from Terriglobales bacterium. Protein-coding genes within it:
- a CDS encoding DUF5522 domain-containing protein, which translates into the protein MENGLYVFTERYLLNRGYCCQSGCRHCPYGFASGKVTANK